One window of the Periophthalmus magnuspinnatus isolate fPerMag1 chromosome 17, fPerMag1.2.pri, whole genome shotgun sequence genome contains the following:
- the bcl6ab gene encoding BCL6A transcription repressor b: MHRVSRKLLQDFDNMTTATDGCIQFTRHATYVLFNFNRLRSRNMLTDVTIRVDGQHFHAHKAVLVACSGFFYSVFMDPENANLRSITLDSRVDPKSFSILLDFMYTSCLNLNDSHILATLNVALYLQMEHVADTCQRFVKTRHPPMQTEDDVHASKSAETNQSFNHSATEDCRSYAPNVFRGINTSNSYQVYNDHSVSEGSGKIHPLPRTSTFCSNTTLMGHQNVSSIIQLASSFHDPETPMEDNVHHPQAKYLRRSPVFDKPLICSPQSPLRSDGQPNSPTESSSCKNAALNLKEHCPKEPKAHNWKKFKFILMNQTSDNKERQEENIGSDSPTHSLHSNESSGLHESQSEDGLSDQRDELNQSSCSSISCESPQRLSPDSVPSEITTRLHSEYSNCEKNTYLCNGCDPHFSEEESLRERSIEAHSDNKPYKCDCCQASFRYKGNLASHKTVHTGAKPYHCNICGAQFNRPANLKTHTRIHSGEKPFKCETCGSRFVQVAHLRAHVLIHTGEKPYPCEICGTHFRHLQTLKSHMRIHTGEKPYHCENCDLHFRHKSQLRLHLRQKHGAVTNTKAQYRRGTSSLDRGLVNAC, from the exons ATGCACAGAGTTTCGAGGAAACTTTTACAAG ATTTTGACAACATGACCACAGCTACAGATGGCTGTATTCAGTTCACCCGACATGCGACTTACGTCCTGTTTAATTTCAACCGCCTCCGAAGCAGAAACATGCTGACGGATGTCACTATTCGGGTGGACGGGCAACATTTTCATGCTCACAAAGCCGTTTTGGTGGCTTGCAG TGGGTTCTTCTACTCGGTCTTCATGGATCCAGAGAATGCAAACCTCAGATCTATCACTCTGGACTCCCGAGTGGACCCTAAGAGCTTCTCCATTTTGCTGGACTTCATGTACACATCCTGTCTCAATCTCAACGACAGTCACATCTTAGCCACCTTAAATGTGGCTCTGTATCTACAGATGGAGCATGTTGCAGACACCTGTCAGCGCTTCGTTAAAACCAG GCACCCACCAATGCAGACAGAAGATGACGTTCATGCTTCTAAGTCAGCTGAGACAAACCAGAGTTTCAATCACTCTGCTACTGAGGATTGCAGAAGCTATGCCCCCAATGTTTTTAGAGGAATTAACACCTCTAATTCTTACCAAGTCTATAATGACCACTCAGTGTCTGAGGGAAGCGGTAAGATCCACCCACTCCCTAGAACAAGTACTTTTTGCTCTAACACAACCCTGATGGGACACCAAAACGTCTCATCTATAATCCAACTGGCCAGCAGCTTTCACGACCCAGAGACCCCAATGGAAGACAATGTGCACCATCCTCAGGCTAAATACTTAAGACGGTCCCCTGTCTTTGACAAACCCCTCATCTGCAGTCCCCAGAGTCCTTTAAGATCTGACGGACAGCCTAACTCGCCCACAGAGTCCAGCAGTTGCAAGAATGCAGCACTTAACCTGAAAGAGCACTGCCCTAAAGAACCCAAAGCCCACAACTGGAAAAAGTTCAAGTTTATCCTGATGAACCAGACATCAGATAACAAAGAAAGACAAGAGGAGAACATAGGAAGTGATTCTCCAACACACAGTCTGCACAGCAATGAGTCAAGTGGACTCCATGAAAGCCAGAGTGAAGACGGACTCAGCGACCAAAGAGATGAACTAAACCAAAGCAGTTGTAGCAGTATCAG CTGCGAAAGCCCTCAGCGTCTTTCTCCAGATTCGGTACCCAGTGAGATCACCACCAGACTGCACTCAGAATAttcaaactgtg aaaaaaacacatacttGTGCAATGGTTGTGATCCGCATTTTTCGGAGGAAGAATCTTTAAGAGAGCGATCAATTGAAGCTCACAGTGACAACAAGCCATACAAATGTGACTGCTGCCAAGCCTCATTCCGATACAAAGGCAACCTAGCCAGTCACAAAACCGTTCACACAG GCGCAAAACCGTACCATTGTAACATCTGTGGAGCGCAGTTTAACCGACCGGCCAACCTCAAAACCCACACGCGCATCCACTCGGGAGAAAAGCCATTCAAGTGTGAGACATGTGGATCCAGATTTGTACAG GTGGCCCATCTTCGTGCCCACGTCCTAATCCACACCGGAGAGAAGCCATACCCATGTGAGATTTGTGGCACTCACTTCCGCCACCTACAGACACTCAAGAGCCACATGCGCATCCACACGGGAGAGAAACCATACCAT tgtGAAAATTGTGATCTCCACTTCAGACACAAGAGTCAGCTGAGGCTCCATCTGCGGCAGAAGCACGGGGCGGTGACCAACACGAAGGCCCAGTATCGGAGGGGCACCAGCAGTCTAGACAGAGGCCTGGTTAATGCTTGCTGA
- the cmpk gene encoding UMP-CMP kinase encodes MFGRVSGFVSERVPRLLNQVSLMMKPQVVFVLGGPGAGKGTQCSKIVENFAYTHLSAGDLLRAERAREGSECGQLIANYIKEGKIVPVEITINLLKQAMEETMKKDEKKFRFLIDGFPRNEDNLQGWNSVMDGKADVKFVLFFDCSNEVCIDRCLERGKSSGRTDDNRESLQKRIQTYLQSTRPIIDLYETQGKVRTVDASRSVDEVFADVKSILDKEG; translated from the exons ATGTTCGGCCGTGTGTCCGGGTTCGTGTCTGAGAGGGTGCCTCGTTTGCTTAACCAGGTGTCGCTGATGATGAAACCGCAGGTGGTGTTTGTGTTGGGAGGCCCTGGCGCCGGTAAAGGGACCCAGTGCTCCAAAATAGTGGAG AACTTCGCCTACACCCACCTATCAGCGGGAGACTTGCTGAGGGCAGAGAGAGCCAGGGAGGGCTCAGAGTGTGGGCAGCTTATTGCAAACTACATCAAGGAGGGAAAGATTGTTCCTGTGGAGATTACTATCAACCTTTTAAAGCAG GCAATGGAAGAGACCATGAAGAAAGATGAGAAGAAGTTCAGATTCCTCATAGATGGTTTTCCACGTAACGAGGACAACCTTCAGGGATGGAATTCCGTGATGGACGGAAAAGCCGATGTCAAATTCGTGCTTTTCTTTGACTGTAGCAATGAG GTTTGCATTGACCGGTGTTTAGAACGAGGCAAGAGCAGTGGACGCACAGATGACAACAGAGAAAGTTTGCagaaaag AATCCAGACCTATTTGCAGTCCACACGACCCATCATCGATCTATATGAAACACAGGGAAAGGTGCGCACAGTGGACGCCTCTCGCTCTGTTGACGAG gtgtTTGCCGATGTGAAATCCATCTTGGATAAAGAGGGTTGA
- the fam78ba gene encoding protein FAM78B isoform X1 yields MSIKCRNLLLPSSVVVLLACAMGCLQSIACKPRIRRENIVVYEVSASIDQCPTVIEENSPIVLRYKTPYFRASAGVVMPPVPRNETWVVGWIQACTQMEFYNTYGDIGMSSWELPELREGRVKAISDSDGVSYPWYGNTTETVTLTGPTSKPSRLTVSMNDNFYPSVTWAVPISNSNTPMLTHITRDQSFITWLVAMNTITKERIVLQTVRWRMRVDIAVDPDMPLGSRASLVGRPYQEQPHILNYQEPIPPNALGRPNANDAQVLMWRPRRGAPLVVIPPKISESITQMK; encoded by the exons ATGTCCATAAAGTGCAGGAATCTTTTGCTGCCTTCTTCTGTGGTCGTTTTGCTCGCCTGCGCAATGGGCTGCCTCCAGAGCATCGCCTGCAAGCCCCGCATCAGACGGGAAAACATCGTGGTGTATGAAGTGTCAGCCTCTATCGACCAGTGTCCTACGGTCATAGAGGAGAACTCCCCCATCGTGCTGCGCTACAAGACGCCCTATTTCAGGGCTTCAGCCGGCGTAGTGATGCCACCAGTCCCCCGCAATGAAACATGGGTAGTTGGCTGGATTCAGGCGTGTACACAGATGGAGTTCTACAACACTTATGGGGACATTGGCAT GTCGAGCTGGGAGCTGCCCGAGCTGCGTGAGGGGCGGGTCAAAGCCATCAGTGATTCGGATGGTGTTAGTTACCCCTGGTACGGCAACACCACAGAGACCGTGACTCTGACGGGTCCCACCTCCAAACCCTCTCGCCTCACGGTCAGCATGAACGACAACTTTTACCCCAGTGTCACATGGGCCGTCCCAATCAGCAACAGCAACACCCCCATGCTCACCCACATCACTCGCGACCAGAGCTTCATCACCTGGCTTGTGGCTATGAACACCATCACAAAG GAGAGGATCGTCCTGCAGACTGTGCGCTGGCGGATGCGAGTGGATATCGCAGTGGACCCTGACATGCCTCTGGGCTCCCGAGCCTCTCTGGTGGGACGTCCCTATCAGGAACAGCCACACATACTCAACTACCAGGAGCCTATTCCCCCGAATGCACTGGGTCGGCCCAATGCCAATGACGCTCAAGTACTCATGTGGAGGCCCCGCAGGGGGGCACCACTTGTTGTCATCCCGCCCAAAATCAGCGAAAGCATAACTCAGATGAAATAA
- the fam78ba gene encoding protein FAM78B isoform X2 translates to MNDNFYPSVTWAVPISNSNTPMLTHITRDQSFITWLVAMNTITKERIVLQTVRWRMRVDIAVDPDMPLGSRASLVGRPYQEQPHILNYQEPIPPNALGRPNANDAQVLMWRPRRGAPLVVIPPKISESITQMK, encoded by the exons ATGAACGACAACTTTTACCCCAGTGTCACATGGGCCGTCCCAATCAGCAACAGCAACACCCCCATGCTCACCCACATCACTCGCGACCAGAGCTTCATCACCTGGCTTGTGGCTATGAACACCATCACAAAG GAGAGGATCGTCCTGCAGACTGTGCGCTGGCGGATGCGAGTGGATATCGCAGTGGACCCTGACATGCCTCTGGGCTCCCGAGCCTCTCTGGTGGGACGTCCCTATCAGGAACAGCCACACATACTCAACTACCAGGAGCCTATTCCCCCGAATGCACTGGGTCGGCCCAATGCCAATGACGCTCAAGTACTCATGTGGAGGCCCCGCAGGGGGGCACCACTTGTTGTCATCCCGCCCAAAATCAGCGAAAGCATAACTCAGATGAAATAA
- the slc35a3b gene encoding solute carrier family 35 member A3b: protein MLQLDEENEKCEPEACAVAPPKARSVMVLSSPHSLRLKYISLGVLVLQTTSLVLTMRYSRTLEEEGPRYLSSSAVVSAEFLKIAVCTLIVFVQSNLSLRALNHHLKEEIVNKSGETLKLAVPAAIYTLQNNLLYVALSNLDAATYQVTYQLKILTTALFSISMLGKKLGFYQWLSLLILMAGVTLVQWPTESIGDSEQKVLFASSQFVGVMAVLMACVSSGFAGVYFEKILKETKQSIWLRNIQLGLFSFILGFVGMLVYDGERVRTSGMFQGYSIITCVVVLLQALGGLVVAVVIKYADNILKGFATSVSIIVSTLISYFILADFNPTSVFFIGAVLVIAATFLYSYEVKTPSTSVIKV from the exons ATGTTGCAACTGGATGAAGAAAACGAGAAGTGTGAACCGGAG gCCTGCGCTGTTGCGCCCCCTAAAGCACGCTCTGTGATGGTTCTTTCTTCGCCTCACTCCCTGAGGCTAAAGTACATCTCTCTGGGAGTGCTGGTGCTGCAGACCACCTCCCTGGTCCTCACTATGCGCTACTCCCGAACACTCGAAGAGGAGGGCCCCAGATACCTGTCGTCTTCAGCTGTGGTATCGGCCGAATTCCTCAAAATCGCTGTGTGCACACTCATTGTCTTTGTGCAAAGCA ATTTGAGTTTACGAGCCCTGAATCACCACCTGAAGGAGGAGATTGTGAACAAGTCAGGAGAGACGCTGAAATTGGCTGTTCCTGCTGCGATCTACACACTACAGAACAACCTCCTTTATGTGGCTCTGTCAAACCTGGACGCAGCCACATATCAG GTTACATACCAGTTAAAGATCCTCACCACAGCACTTTTCTCCATCTCAATGTTGGGAAAGAAGTTGGGTTTCTACCAGTGGCTGTCGCTGCTTATCCTAATGGCTGGAGTTACTTTAGTACAG TGGCCCACAGAGTCTATAGGGGACTCGGAGCAGAAGGTGCTGTTTGCCAGTTCACAGTTTGTGGGGGTGATGGCCGTGCTCATGGCCTGTGTGTCCAGTGGATTCGCAGGAGTTTACTTTGAGAAAATCCTCAAAGAGACCAAACAAAGCATCTGGCTTAGAAACATACAACTGG gTTTGTTTAGCTTCATCCTGGGCTTCGTAGGGATGCTGGTGTACGATGGAGAGAGAGTTAGAACGTCTGGCATGTTTCAGGGCTACAGCATCATCACCTGTGTGGTCGTGCTCTTACAG GCTCTTGGGGGCTTGGTTGTAGCAGTGGTCATCAAATATGCAGATAACATCCTGAAAGGGTTTGCAACCTCTGTGTCCATCATTGTGTCCACACTAATCTCATACTTTATTCTAGCAGACTTCAATCCAACAAG tgtattctTCATCGGGGCAGTGCTGGTCATTGCGGCCACATTTCTCTACAGTTACGAGGTGAAAACACCCTCAACAAGTGTGATTAAAGTATGA
- the imp3 gene encoding U3 small nucleolar ribonucleoprotein protein IMP3 — MVRKLKFHEQKLLKKVDFINWEVDNNIHEVKVLRRFRIEKREDYMKYNKLSRNIRDLTQKIRDLDEKDGFRAQSTHRLLEKLYNIGLIPTKQNLALTEKVTASSFCRRRLPCIMLSLRMAQNLKTAITFIEQGHVRVGPEIVTDPAFLVTRNMEDFVTWVDSSKIKQHVMNYNDERDDFDLVA; from the exons ATGGTCCGTAAATTAAAATTTCATGAGCAGAAACTTCTGAAGAAGGTAGATTTTATAAACTGGGAGGTGGACAACAACATCCATGAGGTGAAAGTGCTGCGAAGGTTCCGTATCGAGAAGCGTGAGGACTACATGAA GTACAACAAACTCAGTCGTAACATCAGAGATTTGACTCAGAAGATTCGTGACCTGGATGAGAAGGACGGTTTCAGAGCTCAGAGCACACACAGGCTGCTGGAGAAACT ATATAACATTGGCTTGATTCCCACCAAACAGAACCTGGCCCTCACTGAGAAGGTCACAGCGTCCTCCTTTTGCAG GAGGAGACTACCATGTATCATGCTCAGTCTTCGCATGGCTCaaaacttaaaaactgcaaTCACATTTATTGAACAAGGAC ATGTGCGTGTTGGTCCAGAAATTGTTACAGATCCAGCTTTTCTTGTTACACG GAACATGGAAGACTTTGTAACTTGGGTAGATTCGTCAAAGATCAAGCAGCATGTCATGAACTATAACGATGAG aggGATGACTTTGACCTAGTAGCATAA
- the sec22ba gene encoding vesicle-trafficking protein SEC22b-A, which produces MILLTMFARVSDGLPLAASIQENEQYERDLQQYQTQAKQLFRRLNAQSPDRCTLEAGNLNFHYLIAEGVCYLCLCEPSFPKKVAFGYLDDLHSEFFDQYGRRVSTVTRPYAFIEFDNYIQKAKKMYVDGRARRNLGNINTELQDVQRIMVANIEEVLHRGEALSVLDTKASNLSSLAKKYQSDAKYLNTRSTYAKFAAVAVVLLTLIIYVRFWWL; this is translated from the exons ATGATTTTATTGACCATGTTTGCCCGAGTGTCTGACGGGCTGCCGCTGGCCGCGTCTATTCAAGAAAATGAACAG TACGAGAGAGACCTCCAGCAGTACCAGACTCAGGCCAAGCAGCTTTTTCGCAGACTGAATGCTCAGAGTCCAGACCGGTGCACTCTAGAGGCTGGAAACCTTAACTTTCA TTATTTAATTGCAGAGGGTGTGTGTTATCTGTGCCTTTGCGAGCCTTCATTCCCAAAAAAGGTGGCTTTTGGATATCTCGATGACCTCCACAGTGAGTTCTTTGATCAGTATGGAAGGAGGGTGAGCACAGTCACTAGACCTTATGCGTTTATCGAGTTTG ACAATTATATCCAAAAAGCAAAGAAGATGTATGTTGATGGCAGGGCAAGGAGAAACCTGGGCAACATCAACACAGAGTTGCAGGACGTACAGAGAATAATGGTTGCCAATATTGAGGAAGTTCTGCATCGTGGAGAAGCCCTTTCTG TCCTAGATACAAAGGCCAGCAATTTGTCTTCATTAGCGAAGAAGTATCAGAGTGATGCCAAGTACCTCAACACTCGTTCCACTTATGCAAAGTTTGCTGCAGTCGCTGTGGTCCTTCTGACACTCATCATCTATGTGCGCTTCTGGTGGCTCTGA
- the zgc:55943 gene encoding uncharacterized protein C1orf21 homolog, whose amino-acid sequence MGCTSAKQVSAVPNGEEENSKAHSNGDLLSDEYKVKVVEKAKYINGEEGGGDSQDSTEKSALLGAGQQLDQTEPNADGKIQSIHSSESQQEFFRMLDEKIAKGRDYCSEEDDLT is encoded by the exons ATGGGCTGCACGTCGGCCAAACAGGTGTCTGCAGTACCcaacggagaggaggagaacagcaaAGCCCACAGCAACGGGGACCTCCTCTCTG ATGAGTACAAGGTGAAAGTAGTGGAAAAAGCAAAGTACATCAatggagaagaaggaggaggcgaCAGCCAGGACAGCACG GAAAAGAGCGCTTTGCTTGGAGCAGGTCAACAGCTGGATCAAACTGAACCAAATGCTGATGGCAAGATCCA GAGCATCCACTCATCTGAGAGCCAGCAGGAGTTCTTCAGGATGTTAGATGAAAAGATAGCAAAG GGAAGAGACTACTGCTCAGAAGAAGATGATCTGACGTAG
- the tsen15 gene encoding tRNA-splicing endonuclease subunit Sen15 has translation MTETAPVENWILLHPVFCEMKSLGVEDIAQVHAAFLAYMDLTQVRHWKEVSCLKCPELQLVLLEARETEGGPTHTVLPLSVHKSITHKSIRCVLDRGFPMLLCAVASDSTLVYQKISDGLVTPEPPVGPFQDVERRQNRKRRHHPQ, from the exons ATGACTGAAACGGCCCCGGTTGAAAATTGGATCCTTCTGCATCCCGTG tTTTGTGAAATGAAAAGCCTTGGGGTCGAGGACATCGCTCAGGTCCATGCAGCCTTCCTCGCTTACATGGACCTGACTCAGG TTCGTCACTGGAAAGAAGTGTCTTGTCTCAAGTGCCCAGAGCTGCAGCTGGTTCTACTGGAggcgagagagacagaaggaggaccTACTCATACTGttcttcctctgtctgtccATAAATCCATTACCCACAAAAG TATTCGCTGTGTGCTGGATAGAGGATTTCCCATGCTGCTTTGTGCGGTGGCGTCAGACTCTACTCTTGTGTACCAGAAGATCTCTGACGGTCTGGTGACACCTGAGCCCCCCGTGGGCCCCTTCCAGGACGTGGAGCGGCGGCAGAACAGAAAGAGGCGGCACCACCCCCAATAA